Proteins co-encoded in one Actinomadura luteofluorescens genomic window:
- a CDS encoding DedA family protein has translation MLEQFNALVDGLPPAMIYLIIAALVFAEAALFVGFVFPGETAIVVGGVLASQHVLSLPLLLVIAVVAAVAGDSVGYEIGRKYGPRLLDVQMMRRHRAKVAAAQDMIRRRGAFAVFIGRFTALLRALMPALAGSSRLPYPKFLLFNVIGGVTWVVTFTLGGFFAGTAFEHAAKLAGRGLAIGLAAAAVVALVVWSVRRHRREAREEAEAQAAEDVSEDEEEGESAPTLPSS, from the coding sequence ATGCTCGAACAGTTCAACGCCCTGGTGGACGGCCTGCCACCGGCGATGATCTACCTGATCATCGCGGCGCTGGTGTTCGCGGAGGCCGCGCTTTTCGTCGGCTTCGTGTTCCCGGGCGAGACCGCGATCGTGGTCGGCGGCGTCCTCGCCAGCCAGCACGTGCTGTCGCTGCCGCTGCTGCTGGTGATCGCGGTGGTCGCGGCGGTGGCCGGCGACTCGGTCGGCTACGAGATAGGCCGCAAGTACGGGCCGCGGCTGCTGGACGTCCAGATGATGCGAAGACACCGGGCGAAGGTCGCGGCGGCGCAGGACATGATCCGCCGCCGCGGCGCGTTCGCGGTGTTCATCGGGCGGTTCACGGCGCTGCTGCGGGCGCTCATGCCGGCGCTGGCGGGCAGTTCGCGGCTGCCGTATCCGAAGTTCCTGCTCTTCAACGTCATCGGCGGCGTCACCTGGGTGGTGACGTTCACGCTCGGCGGCTTCTTCGCGGGCACGGCGTTCGAGCACGCGGCCAAGCTCGCGGGCCGCGGCCTGGCGATCGGCCTGGCGGCCGCGGCCGTCGTGGCGCTGGTGGTGTGGAGCGTCCGCAGGCATCGCCGCGAGGCCCGCGAGGAGGCCGAGGCCCAGGCCGCCGAGGACGTCTCCGAGGACGAGGAGGAGGGCGAGTCGGCACCGACGCTGCCCTCGTCCTGA
- a CDS encoding DUF4097 family beta strand repeat-containing protein: MSRWTIDEPTTLDFDGVVALRVTLIAGSVSVLASDERPSVMVGGVEGPPLVVTHEAGMLTVTHEKLWEGVLGWLRNQKVRAAITVTVPRDCPVSLNLVSADAVVTGTTARTSIKSASGEVTLDGVAGAIDANTVSGAIEAQGLDGTVSFTSVSGDLTLAGATVERLAARTVSGRIAADVDLSGSGGVEVNTVSGEVALRVPASTGAQVTLNSAAGRIETSFPFDRQERAVSRSVSGKMGDGSGRVAVNTVSGTIALLGRDDDAPEITTPRMEK, from the coding sequence ATGTCGCGCTGGACGATCGACGAACCGACCACTCTCGACTTCGACGGCGTGGTCGCGCTGCGGGTCACGCTGATCGCGGGCAGCGTGTCGGTGCTGGCCTCCGACGAGCGCCCCTCCGTCATGGTCGGCGGCGTCGAGGGGCCGCCGCTGGTGGTCACGCACGAGGCGGGGATGCTGACCGTCACCCACGAGAAGCTCTGGGAGGGCGTGCTCGGCTGGCTGCGCAACCAGAAGGTCCGCGCGGCCATCACGGTGACCGTCCCGCGCGACTGCCCGGTCAGCCTCAACCTGGTGTCGGCGGACGCGGTGGTCACCGGCACGACGGCCCGCACGTCGATCAAGAGCGCCTCGGGCGAGGTGACGCTCGACGGGGTGGCGGGCGCGATCGACGCCAACACGGTCTCCGGCGCGATCGAGGCGCAGGGCCTGGACGGGACGGTGTCGTTCACCTCCGTGTCCGGGGACCTGACGCTGGCCGGCGCGACCGTCGAGCGGCTGGCGGCCCGGACGGTCAGCGGCCGCATCGCCGCCGACGTCGACCTGTCCGGGAGCGGCGGCGTCGAGGTGAACACGGTCTCGGGCGAGGTGGCGCTGCGCGTCCCGGCGTCCACGGGCGCGCAGGTGACGTTGAACTCGGCGGCAGGGCGGATCGAGACGTCCTTCCCGTTCGACCGCCAGGAACGCGCCGTCTCGCGCTCGGTCAGCGGGAAGATGGGGGACGGCTCGGGGCGGGTCGCGGTCAACACGGTGTCCGGCACGATCGCCCTCCTCGGCCGCGACGACGACGCCCCCGAGATCACCACACCCCGAATGGAGAAGTGA
- a CDS encoding multifunctional oxoglutarate decarboxylase/oxoglutarate dehydrogenase thiamine pyrophosphate-binding subunit/dihydrolipoyllysine-residue succinyltransferase subunit: MLTDFGANEWLVDELYQKYLDDPNSVDEAWWNFFADYQPGSRPVSATPQADGAAPKAANGTAAAPPTPQPPKAPARPAAKAPAPKADRPAPPPVPAGAEEVRLRGVAARTATNMEASLGVPTATSVRAVPAKLLIDNRIVINNHLKRGRGGKVSFTHLIGYAIVRALTAMPEMNAAFTEVDGKPVLIRPEHVNFGLAIDLQKGDGSRQLVVPSIKAAETLDFRQFWAGYEEIVRKARGGKLTLEDFQGTTISLTNPGTIGTVHSVPRLMPGQGTIIGVGAMEYPAEFAGASSDTLSRMGISKVMTLTSTYDHRIIQGAQSGDFLRRIHQLLLGEDGFYDEIFEALRIPYEPVRWVKDISATHEDDVAKVARVHELIHAYRVRGHLMADTDPLEYKQRRHPDLDILKHGLTLWDLEREFATGGFGGKPTMKLRDILGVLRMAYCRTVGIEYMHIQDPEERAWIQERVEVPHDKPSREEQLHVLRRLNSAEAFETFLQTKFVGQKRFSLEGGESVIPLLDSVISAAAKASLDEVVIGMAHRGRLNVLANIVGKSYGQIFGEFEGNLDPRSAQGSGDVKYHLGASGDFVADDGSKIHTELVANPSHLETVDPVLEGVVRAKQDLLDVGEAGFTVLPILIHGDAAFAGQGVVAETLNLSQLRGYRTGGSVHVIINNQVGFTTAPEYSRSSVYATDVARMIQAPIFHVNGDDPEMCARVARLAFEYRQTFKKDVVIDMVCYRRRGHNEGENPSFTQPLMYDLIDAKRSVRKLYTEALIGRGDITVEEAEQALRDYQEQLERAFTETREAVKKPLEPGSVVKPDVEERIPIDHGSAGSAIPLETVKRIIDTQVSLPEGFTPHPRLQPILQRRAQMIEDDAIDWATGELLAMGSLLIDGHPVRLVGQDTRRGTFGQRHAVLVDRKTGEEYTPLKQFGQGVSKFYAHDSLLSEYAAMGFEYGYSMTRPDALVCWEAQFGDFANGAQSIVDEYISSGEQKWGQHSGVVLLLPHGYEGQGPDHSSARIERYLQLCAQDNMTVAYPTTSANYFHLLRWQVLSNRHKPLVVFTPKVLLRLKAAASPVEEITGGVFQPVIPESDPAIDPAGVRRVLLTTGKIYYEVVKARQATGANDTAVVRVERLYPPPVDEIKAELAKYPDDVEVVWVQDEPANMGAWPFMALKLPRHIDGLKMSRVSRPASSSPAVGSNKLHQAEQEALLARLFGEQE; encoded by the coding sequence ATGCTGACCGATTTCGGCGCCAACGAGTGGCTGGTCGACGAGCTGTACCAGAAGTACCTCGACGACCCCAACTCCGTTGACGAAGCCTGGTGGAACTTCTTCGCGGACTACCAGCCGGGCAGCCGGCCCGTGTCCGCCACCCCCCAGGCCGACGGCGCGGCCCCGAAGGCCGCCAACGGCACGGCGGCCGCTCCGCCGACACCGCAGCCGCCGAAGGCTCCGGCCAGGCCGGCCGCCAAGGCGCCCGCCCCGAAGGCGGACAGGCCGGCGCCCCCACCGGTGCCGGCGGGGGCCGAGGAGGTCCGGCTGCGCGGCGTCGCCGCCCGGACGGCCACCAACATGGAGGCCAGCCTCGGCGTGCCGACGGCGACGAGCGTGCGCGCCGTCCCGGCCAAGCTGCTGATCGACAACCGCATCGTCATCAACAACCACCTCAAGCGCGGGCGCGGCGGCAAGGTCTCCTTCACGCACCTGATCGGGTACGCGATCGTCAGGGCGCTGACCGCGATGCCCGAGATGAACGCCGCGTTCACCGAGGTGGACGGCAAGCCGGTGCTGATCAGGCCCGAGCACGTCAACTTCGGGCTGGCCATCGACCTGCAGAAGGGCGACGGCTCGCGCCAGCTCGTGGTGCCGAGCATCAAGGCCGCCGAGACGCTGGACTTCCGCCAGTTCTGGGCCGGCTACGAGGAGATCGTCCGCAAGGCCCGCGGCGGCAAGCTCACCCTGGAGGACTTCCAGGGCACCACGATCAGCCTGACCAACCCGGGCACGATCGGCACCGTCCACTCGGTGCCGCGGCTGATGCCCGGCCAGGGCACGATCATCGGCGTCGGCGCGATGGAGTACCCGGCCGAGTTCGCGGGCGCCTCCAGCGACACCCTGTCGCGCATGGGGATCAGCAAGGTGATGACGCTGACCTCCACCTACGACCACCGGATCATCCAGGGCGCGCAGTCCGGCGACTTCCTGCGCCGCATCCACCAGCTGCTGCTCGGCGAGGACGGCTTCTACGACGAGATCTTCGAGGCCCTGCGCATCCCGTACGAGCCGGTGCGCTGGGTCAAGGACATCTCCGCCACCCACGAGGACGACGTCGCCAAGGTCGCCCGCGTCCACGAGCTGATCCACGCCTACCGGGTCCGCGGCCACCTCATGGCCGACACCGACCCGCTGGAGTACAAGCAGCGCCGCCACCCCGACCTCGACATCCTCAAGCACGGCCTCACCCTGTGGGACCTGGAGCGCGAGTTCGCGACCGGCGGGTTCGGCGGCAAGCCGACGATGAAGCTGCGCGACATCCTCGGCGTGCTGCGGATGGCGTACTGCCGGACGGTCGGCATCGAGTACATGCACATCCAGGACCCCGAGGAGCGCGCCTGGATCCAGGAGCGCGTCGAGGTCCCGCACGACAAGCCCTCCCGCGAGGAGCAGCTGCACGTGCTGCGGCGGCTGAACAGCGCCGAGGCGTTCGAGACGTTCCTGCAGACGAAGTTCGTCGGGCAGAAGCGGTTCTCCCTCGAAGGCGGCGAGTCGGTCATCCCGCTGCTCGACTCGGTGATCTCGGCGGCGGCCAAGGCCAGCCTGGACGAGGTCGTGATCGGCATGGCGCACCGCGGCCGGCTGAACGTCCTCGCCAACATCGTCGGCAAGTCCTACGGGCAGATCTTCGGCGAGTTCGAGGGCAACCTCGACCCGCGCAGCGCGCAGGGCTCGGGCGACGTGAAGTACCACCTCGGGGCGTCCGGCGACTTCGTCGCCGACGACGGCTCCAAGATCCACACCGAGCTGGTCGCGAACCCCTCCCACCTGGAGACGGTCGACCCGGTGCTGGAGGGCGTCGTCCGCGCCAAGCAGGACCTGCTGGACGTCGGCGAGGCCGGCTTCACCGTGCTGCCGATCCTGATCCACGGCGACGCCGCGTTCGCCGGGCAGGGCGTGGTGGCCGAGACGCTGAACCTGTCGCAGCTGCGCGGCTACCGCACCGGCGGCAGCGTGCACGTGATCATCAACAACCAGGTGGGCTTCACCACGGCGCCGGAGTACTCGCGCTCCAGCGTCTACGCCACCGACGTCGCGCGGATGATCCAGGCGCCGATCTTCCACGTGAACGGCGACGACCCGGAGATGTGCGCGCGGGTGGCGCGGCTGGCGTTCGAGTACCGGCAGACGTTCAAGAAGGACGTCGTCATCGACATGGTCTGCTACCGGCGGCGCGGCCACAACGAGGGCGAGAACCCCTCGTTCACGCAGCCGCTGATGTACGACCTGATCGACGCCAAGCGGTCCGTGCGCAAGCTCTACACCGAGGCCCTGATCGGCCGCGGCGACATCACGGTGGAGGAGGCCGAGCAGGCGCTCCGCGACTACCAGGAGCAGCTGGAGCGGGCCTTCACCGAGACCCGCGAGGCCGTGAAGAAGCCCCTCGAACCGGGCTCGGTCGTGAAGCCCGACGTCGAGGAGCGCATCCCGATCGACCACGGCAGCGCCGGTTCGGCGATCCCGCTGGAGACCGTGAAGCGGATCATCGACACCCAGGTCAGCCTGCCGGAGGGCTTCACGCCGCACCCGCGGCTCCAGCCGATCCTGCAGCGCCGCGCCCAGATGATCGAGGACGACGCGATCGACTGGGCGACCGGCGAGCTGCTGGCGATGGGCTCGCTGCTGATCGACGGCCACCCGGTGCGGCTCGTCGGGCAGGACACCCGGCGCGGCACGTTCGGCCAGCGGCACGCGGTGCTCGTCGACCGCAAGACCGGTGAGGAGTACACGCCGCTCAAGCAGTTCGGGCAGGGGGTGTCGAAGTTCTACGCGCACGACTCGCTGCTCAGCGAGTACGCCGCGATGGGCTTCGAGTACGGCTACTCGATGACCCGCCCCGACGCGCTCGTGTGCTGGGAGGCCCAGTTCGGCGACTTCGCCAACGGCGCCCAGTCGATCGTGGACGAGTACATCTCCTCCGGCGAGCAGAAGTGGGGCCAGCACTCGGGCGTCGTGCTGCTGCTGCCGCACGGCTACGAGGGCCAGGGGCCCGACCACTCGTCCGCGCGGATCGAGCGGTACCTGCAGCTGTGCGCGCAGGACAACATGACCGTCGCCTACCCGACCACTTCGGCGAACTACTTCCACCTGCTGCGCTGGCAGGTGCTGTCGAACCGGCACAAGCCGCTGGTCGTGTTCACGCCGAAGGTGCTGCTGCGGCTGAAGGCGGCCGCCTCCCCGGTCGAGGAGATCACCGGTGGCGTGTTCCAGCCGGTGATCCCGGAGAGCGACCCGGCGATCGACCCGGCGGGCGTGCGGCGGGTGCTGCTCACCACCGGCAAGATCTACTACGAGGTCGTGAAGGCCCGGCAGGCGACCGGTGCGAACGACACCGCGGTCGTGCGGGTCGAGCGGCTCTACCCGCCGCCGGTCGACGAGATCAAGGCGGAGCTGGCCAAGTACCCGGATGACGTCGAGGTCGTCTGGGTGCAGGACGAGCCCGCCAACATGGGCGCCTGGCCGTTCATGGCGCTGAAGCTGCCGCGCCACATCGACGGGCTGAAGATGTCGCGGGTGTCGCGCCCGGCGTCCTCGTCCCCCGCGGTGGGGTCGAACAAGCTCCACCAGGCGGAGCAGGAGGCGCTGCTCGCGCGCCTGTTCGGCGAGCAGGAGTAG
- a CDS encoding AIM24 family protein gives MRSQFFGNLEQGQQLPGHFALQNSKMLRIHLNGDVLARQGSMVAFQGQMEFDYEGAGGIGKFMKKALTGEGVPLMRVKGQGLLFAANDADDIHLFYLENEGITVNGKNILAYDSHLQSDIQRVQGAGIAAGGLFNTTLHGTGWVALTTHGTPVMLDCGRAPTFADGQSAVAWSTSLQVGVNRTFKASALIGRGSGEAMQLAYQGQGFVLIQASEGPTVAPHTH, from the coding sequence ATGCGCAGCCAGTTCTTCGGCAACCTCGAACAGGGACAGCAGCTCCCCGGCCACTTCGCCCTCCAGAACTCCAAGATGCTCCGGATCCACCTGAACGGCGACGTCCTCGCCCGCCAGGGCTCCATGGTCGCCTTCCAGGGCCAGATGGAGTTCGACTACGAGGGCGCGGGCGGCATCGGCAAGTTCATGAAGAAGGCCCTGACCGGTGAGGGCGTCCCCCTCATGCGCGTCAAGGGCCAGGGCCTGCTGTTCGCCGCGAACGACGCCGACGACATCCACCTGTTCTACCTGGAGAACGAGGGCATCACCGTCAACGGCAAGAACATCCTCGCCTACGACTCGCACCTCCAGTCCGACATCCAGCGCGTCCAGGGCGCCGGAATCGCCGCGGGCGGCCTGTTCAACACCACCCTCCACGGCACCGGCTGGGTGGCGCTCACCACACATGGCACCCCGGTGATGCTCGACTGCGGCCGCGCCCCCACGTTCGCCGACGGCCAGTCCGCCGTCGCGTGGAGCACGAGCCTCCAGGTCGGCGTCAACCGCACCTTCAAGGCCAGCGCCCTCATCGGCCGCGGCAGCGGCGAAGCGATGCAGCTCGCCTACCAGGGCCAAGGCTTCGTCCTCATCCAGGCCTCCGAGGGCCCAACGGTTGCCCCGCACACCCACTAG
- a CDS encoding NAD(P)H-dependent amine dehydrogenase family protein, producing MSLATPSASRRRYRVVQWATGALGRSAIRGVLERDDMELAGAWVHDPAKAGADAGTLAGRGPAGVAATGDLGEILDLEADCVLYAASPRPDRFAELETICALLASGKNLISLTGLVYPRAHGPLFVNELEQACKRGGASVHGSGVSHGFMADVMPLVLSRLSRRITHVYARECTDFARHPSRRLVHDLLGFGKDEETYLRALRRSRATMRALFSESLHLVAAGLGVDLDEIDVDADHRLAGADLTTAAGPIPRGTVAADRWTFNGIAAGRPVITVEIVHKADAARMPDEWGRPGYSLRVDGRPPLTLSAGEEWVCDAISAASAHALNSVPAVCGAAPGIRTYLDLPMISGRMHL from the coding sequence ATGAGCCTCGCCACCCCGTCCGCGTCCCGCCGCCGCTACCGCGTGGTGCAGTGGGCGACGGGCGCGCTCGGGCGCAGCGCGATCCGGGGCGTCCTGGAGCGCGACGACATGGAGCTCGCCGGCGCGTGGGTGCACGACCCGGCCAAGGCGGGCGCCGACGCCGGGACGCTCGCGGGACGCGGCCCGGCCGGCGTCGCCGCGACCGGCGACCTCGGCGAGATCCTCGACCTGGAGGCCGACTGCGTCCTGTACGCCGCGAGCCCCCGTCCCGACCGGTTCGCCGAGCTGGAGACGATCTGCGCGCTGCTGGCGTCCGGCAAGAACCTGATCTCCCTCACCGGGCTGGTCTACCCGCGGGCCCACGGCCCGCTCTTCGTCAACGAGCTGGAGCAGGCCTGCAAGCGGGGCGGCGCGTCGGTGCACGGAAGCGGCGTCAGCCACGGCTTCATGGCCGACGTGATGCCGCTCGTGCTGTCGCGGCTGTCGCGCCGGATCACCCACGTCTACGCCCGCGAGTGCACCGACTTCGCCCGGCACCCGTCCCGGCGGCTCGTCCACGACCTGCTCGGGTTCGGCAAGGACGAGGAGACGTACCTGCGCGCGCTGCGCCGGAGCCGCGCCACGATGCGGGCGCTGTTCTCCGAGAGCCTGCACCTGGTCGCCGCCGGGCTCGGCGTCGACCTCGACGAGATCGACGTGGACGCCGACCACCGGCTGGCCGGCGCCGACCTCACCACCGCCGCCGGCCCGATCCCGCGCGGCACGGTCGCCGCGGACCGCTGGACCTTCAACGGCATCGCCGCCGGCCGCCCGGTGATCACCGTCGAGATCGTGCACAAGGCCGACGCCGCGCGGATGCCCGACGAGTGGGGGCGGCCCGGGTACTCGCTGCGCGTGGACGGCAGGCCGCCGCTCACGCTGTCGGCCGGCGAGGAGTGGGTCTGCGACGCGATCTCCGCGGCGTCCGCGCACGCGCTGAACTCCGTCCCGGCGGTGTGCGGCGCCGCCCCCGGCATCCGCACCTACCTGGACCTGCCGATGATCAGCGGCCGGATGCACCTCTAG
- a CDS encoding glutathione S-transferase family protein, with translation MSVQEVEGGRFVRQANRFTERITADGSSGLPAEPGRYRLFVSYACPWAHRTLIVRRLLGLEDAIGVGVVDPIRDERGWRFPDRDPVTGAVFLSELYLSTDPSFQGRYTVPCVWDTETERLVTNDFPNITTMFETEFTAHHRPGAPDLYPEALRPEIDELNDLVYHTVNNGVYKAGFATSQGAYEEAFDALFDTLGRLEERLSTRRYLFGDEITEADVRLYPTLARFDAVYHGHFKCNLRRLADYENLWGYARDLYSNPAFGETTNLDHIKRHYYVTQRNINPSGVVPKGPLVDWTAPHDRGR, from the coding sequence ATGAGCGTGCAGGAGGTCGAGGGAGGCCGCTTCGTCCGCCAGGCGAACCGGTTCACCGAGCGGATCACGGCGGACGGGTCGAGCGGCCTGCCCGCCGAGCCCGGCCGGTACCGGCTGTTCGTCTCCTACGCGTGCCCGTGGGCGCACCGCACCCTGATCGTGCGGCGGCTCCTCGGCCTGGAGGACGCGATCGGCGTCGGGGTCGTCGACCCCATCCGGGACGAGCGGGGCTGGCGGTTCCCCGACCGCGACCCGGTGACCGGCGCCGTCTTCCTCTCCGAGCTGTACCTGTCCACCGACCCGTCGTTCCAGGGCCGCTACACCGTGCCGTGCGTCTGGGACACCGAGACCGAGCGCCTGGTCACCAACGACTTCCCGAACATCACCACGATGTTCGAGACGGAGTTCACCGCCCACCACCGCCCCGGCGCCCCCGACCTGTACCCCGAGGCGCTGCGGCCCGAGATCGACGAGCTGAACGACCTCGTCTACCACACCGTCAACAACGGGGTGTACAAGGCCGGGTTCGCCACCTCGCAGGGCGCCTACGAGGAGGCCTTCGACGCCCTCTTCGACACCCTCGGCCGGCTGGAGGAGCGCCTGTCCACCCGCCGCTACCTGTTCGGCGACGAGATCACCGAGGCCGACGTGCGGCTCTACCCGACGCTCGCCCGCTTCGACGCCGTCTACCACGGCCACTTCAAGTGCAACCTGCGGCGCCTCGCCGACTACGAGAACCTCTGGGGCTACGCCCGCGACCTGTACTCGAACCCCGCGTTCGGCGAGACCACGAACCTCGACCACATCAAGCGGCACTACTACGTGACCCAGCGGAACATCAACCCGTCCGGCGTCGTCCCCAAGGGCCCGCTCGTGGACTGGACGGCACCACACGACCGGGGACGTTGA
- a CDS encoding SDR family oxidoreductase, translated as MSELRYDGRVAVVTGAGHGLGRQHALELAARGAKVVVNDLGGDRTGSGASAGPAQEVVDEIKKNGGEAVANPDNVATPEGAQAIVRAALDAFGKVDIVVNNAGILRDKSFKNMSVEEFDSVIAVHLRGSFLVSSAAWPHLREQGYGRIVNTSSPAGLFGNFGQANYSTAKMGLVGFTKTLAQEGAKYNIKANAIAPVAWTRMTEDLLPADFADKLGVDQVTPLVAYLVHDSIEDSGQVYTVGGGRIAKIFVAEGPGYGQKETLSVEDVRDNWAAIGAAEPLTVFGNVGEQMGPLIQQLTS; from the coding sequence ATGTCGGAACTGCGCTACGACGGCCGCGTGGCGGTCGTGACCGGGGCTGGCCACGGCCTCGGCCGGCAGCACGCGCTGGAGCTCGCCGCGCGCGGCGCCAAGGTCGTCGTCAACGACCTCGGCGGTGACCGGACCGGGTCGGGCGCCTCCGCCGGCCCCGCCCAGGAGGTCGTGGACGAGATCAAGAAGAACGGCGGCGAGGCCGTCGCGAACCCCGACAACGTCGCCACCCCCGAGGGCGCGCAGGCGATCGTGCGGGCCGCGCTGGACGCGTTCGGCAAGGTCGACATCGTCGTCAACAACGCGGGCATCCTGCGCGACAAGTCGTTCAAGAACATGTCGGTCGAGGAGTTCGACTCGGTCATCGCCGTCCACCTGCGCGGCTCGTTCCTGGTCTCCAGCGCCGCCTGGCCGCACCTGCGCGAGCAGGGCTACGGCCGGATCGTGAACACCTCCTCGCCCGCGGGCCTGTTCGGCAACTTCGGCCAGGCCAACTACTCCACGGCCAAGATGGGGCTGGTCGGGTTCACCAAGACCCTCGCCCAGGAGGGCGCCAAGTACAACATCAAGGCCAACGCGATCGCCCCGGTCGCCTGGACCCGGATGACCGAGGACCTGCTGCCCGCCGACTTCGCCGACAAGCTCGGCGTCGACCAGGTGACCCCGCTCGTCGCCTACCTCGTGCACGACTCCATCGAGGACTCCGGCCAGGTCTACACGGTCGGCGGCGGCCGGATCGCGAAGATCTTCGTGGCGGAGGGCCCCGGCTACGGGCAGAAGGAGACGCTGTCGGTCGAGGACGTCCGGGACAACTGGGCGGCCATCGGCGCGGCCGAGCCGCTGACCGTGTTCGGCAACGTGGGCGAGCAGATGGGCCCGCTGATCCAGCAGCTCACGTCCTGA
- a CDS encoding DUF6104 family protein — MYFTDRGIEELADRRGAEEVSLEWLAGRLREFVDLNPEFETPVERLATWLARLDEEDD, encoded by the coding sequence ATGTACTTCACCGACCGCGGCATCGAGGAGCTGGCGGACCGGCGCGGCGCGGAGGAGGTCAGCCTGGAGTGGCTGGCGGGCCGGCTGCGCGAGTTCGTCGACCTGAACCCGGAGTTCGAGACCCCCGTCGAGCGCCTCGCCACCTGGCTCGCGCGCCTCGACGAGGAGGACGACTGA
- a CDS encoding enoyl-CoA hydratase/isomerase family protein gives MTGIELDRRDGVLTITLSRPERLNAVDGALTEEMLDVLNGLMRDPSIRVVVLTGAGRGFCSGMDLQGGDPGGASGEGRVQRLYRGIARGGEVTARLREIPQPVIAALHGPVAGMGVSWALACDLRVADPTTRFVVPFVDLGLSAGDCGLSWLLPRLVGPAKAAEICYRAQRLDAARADALGLVTEIAPEGGDLDAAQALAGELLGRSPYGLSRTKELLNASLDVPGLRRQLMAETAVQTLAFFSEDLAEGMAATMEKRRPDFKNR, from the coding sequence TTGACCGGGATCGAGCTCGACCGGCGGGACGGGGTGCTCACGATCACCCTGTCCCGCCCGGAGCGGTTGAACGCGGTCGACGGCGCGCTGACCGAGGAGATGCTGGACGTCCTCAACGGGCTGATGCGCGACCCGTCCATCCGGGTGGTCGTGCTGACCGGCGCGGGCCGCGGGTTCTGCTCGGGCATGGACCTGCAGGGCGGCGACCCGGGCGGCGCGAGCGGTGAGGGCCGCGTCCAGCGGCTCTACCGGGGCATCGCCCGGGGCGGCGAGGTCACCGCGCGGCTGCGGGAGATCCCGCAGCCGGTGATCGCGGCGCTGCACGGCCCCGTCGCGGGCATGGGCGTGTCCTGGGCGCTGGCCTGCGACCTGCGGGTGGCCGACCCGACGACCCGCTTCGTCGTGCCGTTCGTCGACCTCGGGCTGTCGGCCGGCGACTGCGGCCTGTCGTGGCTGCTGCCGCGCCTGGTCGGGCCGGCGAAGGCCGCGGAGATCTGCTACCGGGCGCAGCGCCTGGACGCGGCGCGCGCCGACGCCCTCGGCCTCGTCACCGAGATCGCCCCCGAGGGCGGGGACCTGGACGCCGCCCAGGCCCTCGCCGGCGAGCTGCTCGGCAGGTCCCCCTACGGCCTGAGCCGCACGAAGGAGCTGCTGAACGCGTCCCTGGACGTCCCCGGCCTGCGCCGGCAGCTCATGGCGGAGACGGCCGTGCAGACCCTGGCCTTCTTCAGCGAGGACCTCGCCGAGGGAATGGCGGCGACCATGGAGAAACGCCGACCGGATTTCAAGAACCGCTAG
- a CDS encoding PadR family transcriptional regulator: MSPVFGHGRLRLYLLKLLEESPRHGYEVIRLLQDRFLGVYSPSPGTIYPRLARLEAEGLVTHEVVKGKKVYSLTDEGREELERRMDELAELEEEISASAQEFARGVQEDVRQTVRTLREELTQAARTMRDQGKATSKDAWKENTERQKDEWRRQKEHWREQKQAWKEEWRQNWDDAWKTATGTRDDVARLKLERLLRRFVEDVRESAKEARLDDDGLAAAQALLDEARERLRDEVFRREP, translated from the coding sequence GTGAGCCCCGTCTTCGGCCACGGTCGCCTGCGGCTGTACCTGCTCAAGCTGCTGGAGGAGAGCCCGCGGCACGGCTACGAGGTGATCCGGCTCCTGCAGGACCGGTTCCTCGGGGTGTACTCGCCCTCCCCCGGCACGATCTATCCGCGGCTGGCCCGGCTGGAGGCCGAGGGCCTGGTCACCCACGAGGTGGTCAAGGGCAAGAAGGTCTACTCGCTGACCGACGAGGGGCGCGAGGAACTGGAGCGCCGGATGGACGAGCTGGCCGAGCTGGAGGAGGAGATCTCCGCCTCGGCGCAGGAGTTCGCGCGCGGCGTGCAGGAGGACGTCCGCCAGACCGTCCGGACGCTGCGCGAGGAGCTGACGCAGGCCGCCCGGACGATGCGCGACCAGGGCAAGGCCACGTCCAAGGACGCGTGGAAGGAGAACACCGAGCGCCAGAAGGACGAGTGGCGCCGGCAGAAGGAGCACTGGCGGGAGCAGAAGCAGGCGTGGAAGGAGGAGTGGCGGCAGAACTGGGACGACGCCTGGAAGACGGCGACCGGGACCCGCGACGACGTCGCCCGCCTCAAGCTGGAGCGCCTGCTGCGCCGGTTCGTCGAGGACGTCCGCGAGTCCGCGAAGGAGGCCCGGCTGGACGACGACGGTCTCGCCGCCGCGCAGGCCCTCCTCGACGAGGCCCGCGAGCGGCTGCGCGACGAGGTCTTCCGCCGGGAGCCGTGA